The Gordonibacter urolithinfaciens genome contains a region encoding:
- a CDS encoding peptidylprolyl isomerase: protein MAQYTPEYQPTGDEIAVITTSKGTIRVQLKGKDAPIHVGNFVELARKGFYDDLKFHRYVPGFVIQGGCPNTRELSSEEVVNVTKSPRSRLGTGGPGYSIKEEYTTNPHNEHNDGTLAMARSQDPNSAGSQFYFCLGAQPMLDSGYTVFGDTIEGLDVIGSLRVGDVIEHVEIENAAE, encoded by the coding sequence ATGGCGCAGTACACGCCCGAATACCAGCCGACCGGCGACGAGATCGCGGTCATCACCACGTCGAAGGGCACGATCCGCGTGCAGCTCAAGGGCAAGGACGCCCCCATCCACGTGGGCAACTTCGTGGAGCTGGCGCGCAAGGGCTTCTACGACGACTTGAAGTTCCACCGCTACGTGCCGGGCTTCGTGATCCAGGGCGGCTGCCCGAACACGCGCGAGCTGTCCTCCGAGGAGGTCGTGAACGTGACGAAGAGCCCCCGCTCCCGTCTGGGCACGGGCGGCCCGGGCTACTCCATCAAGGAGGAGTACACCACGAACCCGCACAACGAGCACAACGACGGCACGCTGGCCATGGCCCGCTCGCAGGACCCGAACTCCGCCGGCTCGCAGTTCTACTTCTGCCTGGGCGCCCAGCCCATGCTCGACTCGGGCTACACGGTGTTCGGCGACACGATCGAGGGCCTGGACGTCATCGGCAGCCTGCGCGTGGGCGATGTGATCGAGCACGTGGAGATCGAGAACGCCGCCGAATAG
- a CDS encoding Ni/Fe hydrogenase subunit alpha has translation MTKTAIHVDHIARVEGHGNVHVVIEDGAVKTVEMNVVEPARLFESMVRGRSWREVSYISSRICGICSASHVVTDLKAIERIFGVQVTPRTRALRELLVYGSYLQNHATHLFVLAAPDFVGQKSVFPLAESDPALFEGALGLKALGNELCTAVGGRSIHPITAVVGGFTHEIGAGEYRALADKMDSFAAFAAAAVDLFAGFPVPRIATAGDMLAMVEPDYYPVECSDTARFLDAGIEFDANDVGAHLEEYAVPHSAALLARVRETGSPFFTGALARINASWQHLGQNAKVAAAKAGLRPPERNPFMNNVAQAVELVDALDRCAGICRALAEPGAVEGSSEPVGFEVRAGRGVGFTEAPRGALFHDLELDGEGRVVHASIMTPTAQNVANLEADMRVLAEQLVAEGAEEDAVRLEIEKLVRAYDPCLSCSVH, from the coding sequence ATGACGAAAACCGCCATACACGTGGACCATATCGCACGGGTGGAGGGCCACGGCAACGTGCACGTGGTCATCGAGGACGGCGCCGTGAAGACCGTGGAGATGAACGTGGTGGAGCCGGCGCGCCTGTTCGAGAGCATGGTGCGCGGCCGCAGCTGGCGCGAGGTGTCCTACATCTCCTCGCGCATCTGCGGCATCTGCTCGGCCAGCCACGTGGTCACCGACCTCAAGGCCATCGAGCGCATCTTCGGGGTGCAGGTCACGCCCCGCACCCGGGCCCTGCGCGAGCTTCTGGTGTACGGGTCGTACCTGCAGAACCACGCCACGCACCTGTTCGTGCTGGCAGCGCCCGACTTCGTGGGACAGAAGAGCGTGTTCCCGCTGGCCGAGAGCGACCCGGCGCTGTTCGAGGGGGCGCTCGGCCTGAAGGCGCTCGGCAACGAGCTGTGCACGGCCGTGGGCGGCCGGTCCATCCACCCCATCACGGCGGTGGTGGGCGGCTTCACCCACGAGATAGGGGCGGGGGAGTACCGCGCCCTGGCCGACAAGATGGACTCGTTCGCGGCGTTCGCGGCCGCGGCCGTGGACCTGTTCGCCGGCTTCCCGGTGCCGCGCATCGCCACGGCCGGCGACATGCTGGCCATGGTGGAGCCCGACTACTACCCGGTGGAGTGCTCCGACACGGCGCGCTTCCTGGACGCCGGCATCGAGTTCGACGCGAACGACGTGGGCGCGCACCTGGAGGAGTACGCCGTGCCGCATTCCGCCGCGCTGCTGGCGCGCGTGAGGGAGACGGGGTCGCCCTTCTTCACGGGCGCGCTCGCCCGCATCAACGCCTCGTGGCAGCATCTGGGGCAGAACGCCAAGGTGGCCGCCGCCAAGGCCGGGCTGCGCCCGCCCGAGCGCAACCCCTTCATGAACAACGTGGCCCAGGCCGTGGAGCTGGTCGACGCGCTCGACCGCTGCGCGGGCATCTGCCGCGCGCTGGCCGAGCCGGGCGCCGTGGAGGGCTCGAGCGAGCCGGTGGGCTTCGAGGTGCGGGCCGGCCGCGGCGTGGGCTTCACCGAGGCCCCGCGCGGCGCGCTGTTCCACGACCTGGAGCTGGACGGCGAGGGACGGGTGGTGCATGCCTCCATCATGACGCCCACGGCCCAGAACGTGGCGAACCTCGAGGCCGACATGCGCGTGCTCGCCGAGCAGCTCGTGGCCGAAGGCGCCGAAGAGGACGCCGTGCGCCTGGAGATCGAGAAGCTCGTGCGCGCCTACGACCCCTGCCTGTCCTGCAGCGTTCATTAG
- the ndk gene encoding nucleoside-diphosphate kinase, whose amino-acid sequence MAVQKTYTMIKPDGVRNGHIGEIVNRFERAGLTVERMELGMVTDEQAKANYAEHEGKLFYEGLISYITSGPVVKMVVSGEGAVAKCRSLMGATNPAEAAPGTIRGDFGLIMDENVIHGSDSPESAEREIGIFFE is encoded by the coding sequence ATGGCAGTGCAGAAGACCTACACCATGATCAAGCCCGACGGCGTGCGCAACGGCCACATCGGCGAGATCGTCAACCGCTTCGAGCGCGCGGGCCTCACCGTCGAGCGCATGGAGCTGGGCATGGTCACCGACGAGCAGGCCAAGGCCAACTACGCCGAGCACGAGGGCAAGCTGTTCTACGAGGGCCTCATCTCCTACATCACCAGCGGCCCCGTGGTGAAGATGGTCGTGTCCGGCGAGGGCGCGGTGGCGAAGTGCCGCTCGCTCATGGGCGCCACGAACCCGGCGGAGGCGGCCCCCGGCACGATCCGCGGCGACTTCGGCCTCATCATGGACGAGAATGTTATCCACGGCTCCGACAGCCCCGAGTCCGCCGAGCGAGAAATCGGCATCTTCTTCGAATAG
- a CDS encoding transposase yields the protein MRHGDGDDVSFWIRGHNPSLPSTTPPHRAIITASRIAPRTGADMPRQARRESNSGIYHVTARGAGRRRLFEDDKDRLRFVERLRALPEKDDVRLLAWCLMDNHAHLLAQASVASLSNGLHRLATSYAHYFNGRHGHVGPVFQGRFDSAPVETEAHLLAAIRYIHLNPLDTGASHPRDCPWSSYGEYVGKPRICDTSLVLELVGGAESFEGYCDPSQGHDYLVSLKERGPYLSEAEAERVAASHLGADFADRLALLDKSERDRALRKLRALGLSVRQIERLTGVGRNIVARA from the coding sequence TCGTGCAATAATCACGGCATCGCGAATAGCGCCGAGGACAGGAGCCGACATGCCGAGACAAGCCCGTCGAGAATCGAACAGCGGCATATACCATGTCACAGCGCGAGGAGCGGGGCGACGCAGGCTGTTCGAAGACGACAAGGACCGTCTGCGTTTCGTCGAAAGGCTCCGCGCGCTTCCCGAGAAAGACGACGTCAGGCTGCTTGCCTGGTGCCTTATGGACAACCACGCACACCTCCTGGCACAGGCTTCCGTCGCCTCTCTGTCCAACGGGCTCCATCGGTTGGCAACATCGTACGCCCACTACTTCAACGGAAGGCACGGACACGTGGGCCCCGTATTCCAAGGCCGTTTCGACAGCGCCCCCGTCGAAACGGAAGCCCACCTTCTCGCCGCGATCCGCTACATCCATCTCAATCCGCTGGACACGGGGGCCTCGCATCCACGCGACTGCCCCTGGAGCAGCTACGGCGAATACGTCGGAAAGCCGCGAATCTGCGACACATCGCTGGTGCTGGAGCTGGTTGGGGGCGCAGAATCCTTCGAGGGATACTGCGACCCGTCCCAAGGCCACGACTACCTGGTAAGCCTGAAGGAGCGGGGGCCCTATTTAAGCGAAGCCGAGGCGGAGCGGGTAGCCGCCTCCCACCTCGGAGCCGATTTCGCAGACCGGCTGGCATTGCTCGACAAGAGCGAGCGGGATCGCGCCCTCAGGAAGCTGCGGGCGCTGGGACTTTCCGTACGACAGATCGAACGGCTCACGGGTGTCGGACGCAACATCGTTGCCCGAGCCTGA
- a CDS encoding FAD/NAD(P)-binding protein, with amino-acid sequence MPSSCAVSTVQVHPLEGGPAPLTGEEMMAANPYRPWPARITSIIDVTATEKLFEFRLIDDRIRDAFSHEPGQFVEVSIFGVGEAPISISSSPTKRGFIELCVRRAGAFTKVLHEMQCGDVVGLRGPFGRGFPIEDMKGHDILLVAGGLGIAPLRSLINNIHDERSEFGKVTIIYGSKNPSEVMFRQQFEMWRHRKDFDLYLTVDHPDDTWDGEVGLVTKPFEHLEIDAPNTFGALCGPPVMYRFAIDEMRKKGISYDRIYVSFERHMKCGMGKCGHCQIGHQYVCIDGPVFNYWEAKNIQGSM; translated from the coding sequence ATGCCGAGTAGCTGCGCGGTTTCCACGGTTCAGGTGCATCCGCTGGAGGGCGGGCCCGCACCGCTCACCGGCGAGGAGATGATGGCCGCCAACCCGTATCGGCCTTGGCCGGCCCGCATCACGTCCATCATCGACGTGACGGCGACGGAGAAGCTGTTCGAGTTCCGGCTCATCGACGACCGCATCCGCGACGCGTTCTCCCACGAGCCCGGCCAGTTCGTCGAGGTCTCCATCTTCGGCGTGGGCGAGGCGCCCATCTCCATCTCCAGCTCGCCCACGAAGCGCGGCTTCATCGAGCTGTGCGTGCGCCGCGCCGGCGCGTTCACCAAGGTGCTGCACGAGATGCAGTGCGGCGACGTCGTGGGGCTGCGCGGCCCGTTCGGGCGCGGGTTCCCCATCGAGGACATGAAGGGCCACGACATCCTGCTGGTGGCGGGCGGCTTGGGCATCGCGCCGCTGCGCTCGCTCATCAACAACATCCACGACGAGCGCTCCGAGTTCGGCAAGGTCACCATCATCTACGGGTCGAAGAACCCCTCGGAGGTGATGTTCCGCCAGCAGTTCGAGATGTGGCGCCACCGCAAGGACTTCGACCTCTACCTGACCGTCGACCATCCCGACGATACGTGGGATGGAGAGGTTGGCCTGGTCACGAAGCCGTTCGAGCATCTGGAGATCGACGCGCCCAACACGTTCGGGGCGCTGTGCGGGCCACCGGTGATGTACCGGTTCGCCATCGACGAGATGCGCAAGAAGGGCATCAGCTACGACCGTATCTACGTGAGCTTCGAGCGCCATATGAAGTGCGGCATGGGCAAGTGCGGCCACTGCCAGATCGGGCACCAGTACGTATGCATCGACGGGCCCGTGTTCAACTACTGGGAAGCGAAGAACATTCAGGGGTCGATGTGA
- a CDS encoding 4Fe-4S dicluster domain-containing protein, whose translation MLYRVIDASELPSLVSAFMESYEVVAPVKRDRSYVFEAVESYHDIELGYDTTVSSPKKYFLPPTETLFPFDARAEEVASFAAEITPRVIFGAHACDINALNRLDLVFRDGRYPDPYYVARRAATLVVGVSCMPTDTCFCHLWGADEARFGYDLFLQDIGGKYLVSISSVEAANILEAACSPRVATDEDRIEFRHATRRRQEAFNGDIPDIQDVAMLMDAFHKDPYWEELGGRCLACTACSAVCPTCFCFDIQDTLDPDGRTGVRERTWDSCTSPQFAQVAGGHNFRADGRNRVRHRMYHKLNGFLANHDRMLCVGCGRCVTACKANINPIEVLEFFERKGACDAE comes from the coding sequence ATGCTCTATCGCGTCATCGATGCCTCAGAACTTCCCTCGCTCGTGTCGGCTTTCATGGAATCCTATGAAGTGGTAGCTCCGGTCAAGCGCGACCGGAGCTACGTGTTCGAGGCCGTGGAATCTTATCACGACATAGAGCTGGGTTACGACACGACCGTCTCATCGCCCAAGAAGTACTTCCTGCCGCCCACCGAGACGCTGTTTCCCTTCGATGCCCGCGCGGAGGAGGTGGCGTCCTTCGCCGCCGAGATCACGCCCCGCGTCATCTTCGGCGCCCATGCCTGCGACATCAACGCGCTGAACCGGCTCGACCTCGTGTTTCGCGACGGCCGCTACCCCGACCCCTACTACGTGGCGCGCCGGGCGGCCACGCTCGTGGTGGGCGTGAGCTGCATGCCCACCGACACGTGCTTCTGCCACCTCTGGGGCGCCGACGAGGCCCGTTTCGGCTACGACCTGTTCCTGCAGGATATCGGCGGCAAGTACCTCGTGAGCATCTCCAGCGTGGAGGCGGCGAACATCCTGGAGGCGGCGTGCAGCCCGCGCGTGGCCACCGACGAGGACCGCATCGAGTTCCGCCATGCGACGAGGCGGCGCCAGGAGGCGTTCAACGGCGACATCCCCGACATCCAGGACGTGGCCATGCTCATGGACGCGTTCCACAAGGACCCGTACTGGGAGGAGCTCGGGGGCCGTTGCCTGGCCTGCACGGCGTGCTCGGCCGTGTGCCCCACGTGCTTCTGCTTCGACATCCAGGACACGCTCGACCCCGACGGGCGCACCGGCGTGCGCGAGCGCACGTGGGATTCGTGCACCTCGCCGCAGTTCGCCCAGGTGGCCGGCGGGCACAACTTCCGCGCCGACGGGCGCAACCGCGTCCGGCACCGCATGTACCACAAGCTCAACGGCTTCCTGGCCAACCACGACCGCATGCTCTGCGTGGGCTGCGGGCGCTGCGTGACGGCGTGCAAGGCGAACATCAACCCCATCGAGGTGCTGGAGTTCTTCGAGAGGAAGGGGGCCTGCGATGCCGAGTAG
- a CDS encoding tetratricopeptide repeat protein, giving the protein MNNDLFQQARAAYAAKDYAGALQAFTQCLQDGSHPLAPGEMGLLYHQIGNCLVKLKDCNEAIHAYTQATADAAYDACGAVNYNLGMAYAALHDYEDAVKHFEIAVSDAKYDTPYKAYTGMGNALLKLGKSAEAGVAFREAALDEGNPDPTKALLNLGVCFMALDRPADAVASYESALQFGMQPDTKNKLYANLGQAYVACGQMQKAVNAFEQSIADKTYYLSDSASVDYQRAIAAVAQGTSEITQVMPAVASAGDLSGLDVAADGAPMYADEGAYAYGQQDPYYYADAYGEQAYSGTEAGDHFFNASDEELEKWSKGLAKQDRKRRNVGLKVLVAIVLLVVVAFGAAVFLYTQGWGYPTQETVVKELFANPEAASSTVFAKEVDADKAKTMVEPLVADANPAIDGVDKSMSDSTVYVTAKTEQGGDVQYKVSLVRDMIGWKVSSVELYFPSQN; this is encoded by the coding sequence ATGAACAACGACCTATTCCAGCAAGCCCGCGCGGCCTATGCCGCGAAGGACTATGCAGGCGCCCTCCAGGCGTTCACGCAGTGCTTGCAGGATGGAAGCCACCCGCTCGCGCCGGGCGAGATGGGGCTGCTCTACCACCAGATAGGGAACTGCCTCGTCAAGCTCAAGGACTGCAACGAGGCCATCCATGCCTACACGCAGGCCACGGCCGACGCGGCCTACGACGCGTGCGGCGCGGTGAACTACAACTTAGGGATGGCCTACGCGGCGCTGCACGACTACGAGGACGCGGTCAAGCACTTCGAGATAGCCGTGTCAGACGCCAAGTACGACACGCCGTACAAGGCCTACACCGGCATGGGCAACGCGCTGCTGAAGCTGGGCAAGTCCGCCGAGGCGGGCGTGGCGTTCCGCGAGGCGGCGCTCGACGAGGGCAACCCCGACCCCACGAAGGCGCTGCTGAACCTGGGCGTGTGCTTCATGGCGCTCGACCGTCCGGCCGACGCCGTGGCTTCCTACGAGAGCGCGCTGCAGTTCGGCATGCAGCCCGACACGAAGAACAAGCTCTATGCCAACCTCGGGCAGGCCTACGTGGCGTGCGGCCAGATGCAGAAGGCCGTGAACGCCTTCGAGCAGTCCATCGCCGACAAGACGTACTACCTCTCCGACTCCGCGAGCGTGGACTACCAGCGCGCCATCGCGGCCGTGGCCCAGGGCACTTCCGAGATCACGCAGGTCATGCCCGCCGTGGCCTCTGCCGGCGACCTGTCCGGCCTGGACGTGGCGGCCGACGGCGCCCCCATGTACGCCGACGAGGGCGCCTACGCCTACGGCCAGCAGGACCCGTACTACTACGCCGACGCCTACGGCGAGCAGGCGTACTCCGGCACCGAGGCGGGCGACCACTTCTTCAACGCAAGCGACGAAGAGCTGGAGAAATGGTCGAAGGGCCTGGCCAAGCAGGACCGCAAGCGCCGCAACGTGGGGCTGAAGGTGCTCGTGGCCATCGTGCTTCTGGTGGTGGTGGCGTTCGGCGCGGCCGTGTTCCTGTACACGCAGGGCTGGGGCTACCCGACGCAGGAGACCGTGGTCAAGGAGCTGTTCGCCAACCCCGAGGCCGCGTCTTCCACCGTGTTCGCCAAGGAGGTCGATGCCGATAAGGCCAAGACCATGGTCGAGCCGCTCGTGGCCGACGCGAACCCCGCCATCGACGGCGTGGACAAGTCCATGAGCGATTCCACGGTGTACGTGACGGCCAAGACCGAGCAGGGCGGCGACGTGCAGTACAAGGTGTCGCTCGTGCGCGATATGATCGGCTGGAAGGTGTCGAGCGTCGAGCTCTACTTCCCGAGCCAGAACTAA